From one Bacillus sp. FJAT-42376 genomic stretch:
- a CDS encoding RNA-binding S4 domain-containing protein encodes MRLDKFLKVSRLIKRRTLAKEVADQGRIEINGTVAKASSTLKEGDEMVIRFGQKRVTVKVDHLKETTKKEDAAEMYTIIKEEKLGDN; translated from the coding sequence ATGAGACTGGATAAATTTTTAAAAGTGTCAAGACTGATTAAACGCCGGACGCTTGCAAAGGAAGTGGCCGATCAAGGACGGATTGAAATAAATGGAACAGTGGCCAAAGCGAGCTCCACTTTAAAAGAAGGAGATGAAATGGTTATCCGCTTTGGACAAAAACGGGTAACTGTTAAAGTCGATCATTTAAAAGAAACAACGAAAAAAGAAGATGCCGCTGAAATGTACACCATCATAAAGGAAGAAAAACTCGGCGACAACTAA
- the mazG gene encoding nucleoside triphosphate pyrophosphohydrolase: protein MNTIHITGLGAGDINQLPLGIYRLLQSSSRVYVRTMDHPVLEELKGEIDITGSFDDIYTKHANFGDVYEEIASILINESVNGDVVYAVPGHPMVAEKTVQILLHEAQQGSFKVNVAGGQSFLDATFAALNIDPIDGFQMADALTFKKGELQYRHHIVLCQVYDQMVASEAKLTLMEELPFDYEVYIVTAAGSVQEEIIKVPLYELDRVSAVSNLTSLYIPPVQDEKLLYHRFEALRGIIAALRGPGGCLWDQKQTFQSLKKYLIEECYELLDAIESEDIDHMIEEMGDVLLQVVLQAQIGEDEGLFSMDEVIRSISEKMVRRHPHVFGDTQADTAEEVLVNWEAIKKAEGKTAPESLLDSVPGALPALSKAYQLQKKAAKAGFDWDKAEDAWLKVKEELLEFEEEMKQNPSEENRGLLKEFGDLLFALVNIGRFLKIEPEEALSSTNQKFTTRFRYIEKKAKENQENLEELPLEKMDRYWDEAKELE, encoded by the coding sequence ATGAATACGATCCATATAACAGGCCTTGGCGCCGGAGACATCAATCAGCTGCCGCTTGGAATTTACCGACTCCTTCAATCTTCAAGCCGGGTTTATGTCAGAACGATGGACCACCCGGTTTTGGAAGAACTCAAAGGGGAAATAGACATAACCGGCTCTTTTGATGATATTTACACGAAGCATGCAAACTTCGGAGATGTGTATGAAGAAATCGCTTCTATTCTAATAAACGAGTCGGTGAATGGAGATGTTGTCTATGCGGTTCCCGGGCACCCGATGGTTGCAGAAAAGACCGTTCAGATTTTGCTCCATGAGGCGCAGCAAGGTTCCTTTAAAGTAAATGTCGCCGGGGGACAAAGCTTTTTGGATGCCACCTTTGCAGCACTGAATATCGATCCGATCGACGGCTTCCAAATGGCAGATGCCCTGACGTTTAAAAAGGGAGAGCTGCAATACAGGCATCATATTGTCCTTTGTCAGGTCTATGACCAAATGGTCGCCTCTGAGGCTAAGCTCACCTTAATGGAGGAGCTTCCCTTCGACTATGAAGTGTACATTGTGACAGCTGCAGGAAGCGTGCAGGAGGAAATTATTAAAGTTCCGCTTTATGAACTTGACCGGGTTTCAGCGGTTTCCAACCTGACAAGTCTCTATATCCCGCCGGTCCAGGATGAGAAGCTCCTGTATCACCGATTTGAGGCGCTCCGCGGAATCATTGCCGCGCTAAGAGGGCCGGGGGGATGCCTGTGGGATCAGAAACAGACATTTCAGTCCTTGAAAAAATATTTGATCGAGGAATGCTACGAGCTTTTGGATGCGATTGAGTCGGAGGACATTGATCATATGATTGAAGAGATGGGGGATGTCCTTCTTCAAGTTGTGCTTCAGGCTCAGATCGGAGAAGATGAAGGACTGTTTTCCATGGATGAAGTCATCCGGTCCATCTCCGAAAAAATGGTTCGGCGTCATCCGCATGTCTTCGGCGACACCCAGGCAGATACGGCTGAAGAAGTCCTGGTAAACTGGGAAGCGATCAAAAAAGCTGAAGGGAAAACAGCGCCCGAATCGCTGCTTGATTCGGTTCCGGGAGCATTGCCTGCCCTGTCGAAGGCTTATCAGCTGCAGAAAAAAGCGGCAAAAGCCGGATTTGACTGGGATAAGGCTGAAGACGCCTGGCTGAAGGTAAAAGAAGAGCTGCTTGAATTCGAAGAAGAGATGAAACAAAATCCTTCAGAAGAGAACAGAGGCCTTCTTAAAGAATTCGGGGATTTGCTGTTTGCCCTTGTGAACATAGGACGTTTCCTGAAAATAGAGCCGGAGGAAGCGCTGTCCTCAACGAATCAGAAATTCACCACCCGTTTTCGCTACATCGAGAAAAAAGCGAAGGAAAATCAGGAAAACCTGGAAGAGCTGCCGCTTGAAAAAATGGACCGCTACTGGGATGAAGCGAAAGAATTGGAATAG
- the yabQ gene encoding spore cortex biosynthesis protein YabQ → MTLTVQFYTMFAMAGMGAWLGAALDTYRRFLVRSKRAGWIVFFHDLVFWLLQSVLFFYVLLLVNEGELRIYMFLAILLGFAAYQSMLKGIYLAVLNFMIHSVMLILKILGRIGQIFLIKPVRGILSLIVMIAAGLLNVFLKILKWAFLLTWGAVKIVLAPVRWILLLIWKMQPRFLKKFFSGIFLKSEGIMKKAKNLMISAWKTIKRITGK, encoded by the coding sequence ATGACGCTAACGGTACAGTTCTACACCATGTTTGCCATGGCAGGAATGGGAGCATGGCTTGGGGCAGCGCTCGATACGTATAGAAGATTTCTCGTTCGTTCCAAAAGGGCTGGCTGGATAGTCTTCTTCCATGATCTTGTGTTCTGGCTGCTCCAAAGTGTTCTCTTTTTTTATGTGCTTCTCCTTGTAAATGAAGGCGAATTGAGAATCTATATGTTTTTGGCCATTCTTTTAGGTTTTGCGGCTTATCAAAGCATGCTGAAGGGTATATATTTGGCAGTATTAAATTTTATGATTCATTCCGTCATGCTGATTCTTAAGATTCTGGGCCGGATTGGCCAGATTTTCCTCATTAAACCGGTCAGGGGAATCCTCTCCCTCATTGTGATGATTGCAGCCGGGCTTCTGAATGTTTTTTTGAAAATATTAAAATGGGCATTCCTTTTAACTTGGGGAGCCGTTAAAATCGTATTAGCGCCTGTACGGTGGATCCTGTTGCTCATCTGGAAGATGCAGCCGCGTTTTTTGAAAAAATTTTTTTCGGGAATCTTTTTGAAATCAGAAGGAATTATGAAGAAAGCCAAGAACTTAATGATTAGTGCATGGAAAACGATTAAACGAATCACTGGAAAGTGA
- a CDS encoding septum formation initiator family protein: MSAERSHKVTQLQSQYMQQQERNDQIIKRRKRGLYRRLAVFGVVVAIFAIFIITGMINQSASLAEQSEQKDKLSSQLKDLKKEQNLLQEEIGKLNDDDYIAELARRDYFLSGENEIIFSSPDKK; encoded by the coding sequence ATGTCAGCAGAAAGAAGCCATAAAGTTACACAGCTTCAATCCCAATACATGCAGCAGCAGGAGCGCAATGATCAGATTATTAAGCGCAGAAAAAGAGGCCTTTACCGGCGATTAGCCGTTTTCGGAGTTGTGGTTGCGATTTTTGCCATTTTTATTATTACAGGAATGATCAATCAGTCAGCGTCTCTGGCAGAGCAATCCGAGCAGAAGGACAAGCTCAGCAGTCAGCTTAAGGATTTGAAAAAAGAACAGAATTTACTGCAGGAAGAAATCGGAAAGCTTAATGACGATGATTACATTGCCGAACTTGCGCGCAGGGACTATTTCCTTTCTGGGGAGAACGAGATTATTTTCAGCTCTCCGGACAAAAAATAG
- a CDS encoding S1 domain-containing RNA-binding protein, with protein MSIEVGSKLQGKVTGITNFGAFVELPGGSTGLVHISEVADNYVKDINDHLKVGDMVEVKVINVEKDGKIGLSIKKAIDRPDRPERPERPRQDRPRQDRPHRGGGGGGRSDFRPKENFEQKMSRFLKDSEDRLSSLKRNTESKRGGRGARRG; from the coding sequence ATGTCCATTGAAGTTGGCAGCAAGTTACAAGGTAAAGTAACTGGCATTACGAATTTCGGAGCTTTTGTAGAGCTTCCGGGAGGTTCCACGGGTCTAGTTCACATAAGCGAAGTAGCCGATAATTACGTGAAAGACATTAACGACCATCTTAAAGTTGGCGACATGGTTGAAGTCAAAGTCATCAACGTTGAAAAAGATGGAAAGATCGGTCTGTCGATTAAGAAAGCCATCGATCGTCCAGACCGCCCAGAGCGTCCTGAGCGCCCTCGTCAGGATCGCCCGCGTCAAGACCGTCCGCACCGCGGTGGCGGAGGCGGAGGCAGAAGTGATTTCCGTCCGAAAGAAAACTTTGAACAAAAGATGAGCCGCTTCCTAAAAGATAGCGAAGACCGTTTATCTTCTCTAAAAAGAAATACAGAATCAAAACGTGGCGGACGCGGAGCAAGAAGAGGCTAA
- a CDS encoding polysaccharide biosynthesis protein, with product MAVPSRKSAIWQGAFVLTIAGLLTKIMSAAYRVPYQNIVGDIGFYIYQQVYPFYGISIMLATSGFPVIVSKLFAEYGEGHNPADLRKIWKVSSLFLVFTGLLSFSLLYAGSGWIAGIMGDMHLKPLIEIISFSFLLVPFVSVLRGYFQGMHHMFPTALSQVVEQAFRVITIIGVAYVLLKNHQNLYEAGQGALAGSLTGGAAALVVLAVYWFRRDQIELNAPVSPSSIRTADLLKDLILFTFTICVSSLLLILIQLVDALQLFSMLVNNGMDPVAAKTAKGIYDRGQPLIQLGTVVATSLSLSLVPLISSAKRRNDEKFIKDKINLSIKVCLAVGAGATAGLIGIVEETNIMLFRNNYGSDILGILSLSILFTSLSMTIAAILQGLNQTIYPAIAVIAGVMIKIALNIVLIPRYEADGAAVASVAAFFAVAVLNIYFLRKKQYKLYEYRSIVKIVFSAVLMLAVLRGYMAGFEWLLGRNRTLASIEAITAVAAGAAVYMFSVIKLNVFNSDELDIVPFGTKIRLWSRKKRDVKK from the coding sequence ATGGCTGTGCCTTCTAGAAAGAGTGCGATTTGGCAAGGGGCTTTCGTGTTGACGATAGCCGGTTTGCTTACGAAAATCATGAGTGCAGCCTACCGGGTGCCTTATCAAAATATTGTCGGAGATATTGGCTTTTACATATATCAGCAGGTTTATCCGTTTTATGGGATATCTATTATGCTTGCTACATCGGGATTTCCGGTCATTGTTTCAAAGCTTTTTGCTGAATATGGAGAAGGACATAATCCTGCTGATTTGCGGAAAATCTGGAAAGTCAGCAGCTTATTTCTAGTGTTTACCGGTCTTTTATCCTTTTCTCTTTTGTATGCAGGTTCAGGCTGGATAGCGGGCATCATGGGAGATATGCATCTGAAGCCGTTAATTGAAATTATCTCCTTTTCTTTTTTGCTCGTTCCTTTTGTTTCGGTGCTTAGAGGTTATTTTCAAGGGATGCATCATATGTTTCCGACGGCCCTTTCACAGGTGGTCGAACAGGCATTCCGTGTGATTACCATTATCGGTGTAGCCTACGTTCTTTTAAAGAACCACCAGAATTTATATGAAGCGGGACAGGGGGCGCTCGCCGGATCTTTAACTGGAGGCGCTGCCGCTCTCGTCGTTCTGGCGGTTTACTGGTTCCGCAGAGATCAAATTGAATTGAACGCACCGGTTAGTCCATCTTCTATACGAACGGCCGATTTACTAAAGGACTTGATTCTTTTTACTTTTACCATCTGTGTGAGCAGCCTGCTGCTGATTCTGATTCAGCTTGTTGACGCGCTGCAGCTGTTTTCTATGCTCGTCAATAATGGAATGGATCCTGTCGCTGCAAAAACAGCAAAAGGCATCTATGACAGGGGCCAGCCTCTTATTCAGCTGGGAACCGTTGTTGCCACGTCTTTATCCTTGTCGCTCGTCCCCCTTATTTCGAGTGCAAAGCGCCGAAATGATGAGAAGTTTATTAAAGATAAAATCAATCTGTCTATAAAGGTGTGTTTGGCTGTAGGGGCAGGAGCAACGGCCGGACTTATTGGGATCGTAGAAGAAACGAACATCATGCTGTTCCGGAACAATTACGGCTCAGACATTCTGGGGATACTCAGTCTGTCCATTCTGTTTACCTCTCTCTCCATGACGATTGCCGCAATCCTTCAAGGGTTAAATCAAACCATTTATCCCGCCATTGCTGTCATTGCCGGAGTCATGATTAAAATAGCTTTAAATATTGTCCTCATTCCGCGGTATGAAGCGGATGGTGCAGCCGTTGCGTCTGTTGCCGCTTTTTTTGCCGTTGCGGTTTTAAATATTTATTTTTTAAGAAAAAAACAGTACAAGCTTTACGAGTACCGGAGTATAGTGAAAATCGTTTTTTCAGCGGTTTTGATGCTGGCAGTACTGAGGGGCTATATGGCGGGTTTTGAGTGGCTGCTTGGAAGAAACCGGACACTCGCTTCCATTGAGGCCATTACAGCGGTTGCGGCTGGGGCTGCCGTGTATATGTTTTCAGTCATAAAATTAAACGTGTTTAACAGCGATGAATTGGATATTGTGCCTTTTGGTACAAAAATCCGCCTTTGGTCGCGGAAGAAAAGGGATGTGAAAAAATGA
- the spoIIE gene encoding stage II sporulation protein E, which produces MEKVERRLMEPITGAAIEKTQHAIQRSAKRAGAYIQSIMFHKGLLYMFIGFLLGRAIILTEILPFALPFFGVLFLMKKDKALIGALSLAAGGLTISLETSLIITCHLLFFLFLQKAGAFIFKDRVRTLPFIILLSVAGTRLAFTWIIYGTLTSYEAMMAGVEAGLAFILTLIFLQSIPLISSPRYKQSLKSEEIICLMILIASVMTGLTGVSYMDFKAEHIFSRYMVLLFAFIGGSSIGCTVGVVTGLILSLANVGNLYQMSLLAFSGLLGGLLKEGQKIGAAAGLLIGSMLLSLYGGGTSDLMATMVESMAAILLFFLTPKGITASLAKHIPGTNEHAMEQQLYATRIRDVTAHRVEQFSGVFEALSQSFNAFYEKGESDSARETDLFLSTITEKTCHHCYKKEKCWVNNFQATYDLMTQVTNETSADTYSVNRKLKKEFHMHCSKATQVEVAIEQELNEFKANQKLNKQVQESRRLVAEQLLGVSKVMEDFSREIRRERENHFLLEEQILEALQNFGVEIGHVEIYSLEQGNVDMEMSIPFCQGHGECEKIIAPMLSDILEEQVIVKHEECGLYPNGFCHVSFGSAKSFKVDIGAAHAAKGGGLVSGDSYSMIDLGVGKYAIAISDGMGNGARAQFESNETIKLLEKILQSGIDEKVAIKTVNSILSLRTTDEVYSTLDLAIVDLQDAKCKFLKIGSTPSFIKRGDKVIKIQASNLPIGIIEDFEVEVVGEQLKAGDLLIMMSDGIFEGPKHVENHDIWMKRKVSELETNDPQEVADLIMEEVIRTRSGKIEDDMTIITAKIDHNTPKWAAISANRYFQKEKQSVS; this is translated from the coding sequence ATGGAAAAAGTTGAAAGAAGATTAATGGAGCCGATTACTGGAGCAGCAATAGAAAAGACTCAGCACGCCATTCAAAGATCTGCGAAACGAGCAGGTGCGTATATTCAATCCATTATGTTTCACAAAGGTCTTTTATATATGTTTATCGGATTTTTACTTGGACGAGCCATCATCCTGACAGAAATTCTGCCGTTTGCCCTTCCGTTCTTTGGAGTCCTCTTCCTGATGAAGAAGGACAAGGCGCTGATTGGGGCGTTGTCACTGGCAGCCGGAGGGCTGACAATCTCGCTTGAAACATCTCTTATCATTACATGCCATTTGCTCTTCTTCTTATTTCTGCAAAAAGCCGGTGCCTTTATATTTAAGGACCGGGTACGGACACTGCCTTTCATCATTTTGCTTTCTGTAGCAGGAACAAGACTCGCCTTCACCTGGATTATATACGGAACTCTTACATCCTATGAAGCAATGATGGCAGGAGTAGAGGCCGGACTGGCATTTATCCTGACGCTCATCTTTCTTCAAAGCATACCGCTTATTTCGAGTCCGCGGTATAAGCAGTCGCTGAAATCTGAAGAAATCATTTGTCTGATGATTCTCATTGCTTCGGTAATGACCGGATTAACCGGGGTCTCTTATATGGACTTTAAAGCGGAACACATATTTTCCAGATATATGGTCCTGCTGTTTGCTTTCATCGGCGGTTCAAGCATCGGCTGTACAGTTGGTGTCGTAACCGGGCTGATTTTGAGTCTTGCTAATGTAGGAAATTTGTATCAAATGAGTCTTCTTGCCTTTTCGGGGCTGCTCGGAGGGCTATTAAAAGAAGGCCAGAAAATTGGGGCGGCAGCCGGCTTGCTGATCGGATCGATGCTGCTGTCCCTTTACGGGGGAGGAACATCCGATCTGATGGCGACCATGGTGGAATCCATGGCGGCAATCCTGTTGTTTTTCCTGACACCAAAGGGGATAACGGCGAGCCTCGCTAAGCACATTCCAGGGACGAATGAGCATGCGATGGAACAGCAGCTTTATGCAACGAGAATCAGGGATGTTACAGCCCATAGAGTGGAGCAGTTCTCGGGCGTGTTTGAAGCGCTGTCCCAAAGCTTTAACGCCTTCTATGAAAAAGGCGAGTCAGATTCAGCGAGGGAAACGGATTTATTCTTAAGCACCATTACAGAAAAGACGTGTCATCACTGCTATAAAAAAGAAAAGTGCTGGGTCAATAATTTTCAGGCCACCTATGATCTGATGACTCAGGTGACGAATGAAACAAGCGCAGATACGTATTCGGTCAATCGGAAGCTGAAAAAAGAATTTCATATGCATTGCTCTAAGGCTACTCAAGTGGAAGTAGCCATCGAACAAGAGCTTAATGAGTTTAAAGCCAACCAAAAATTAAATAAGCAAGTGCAGGAAAGCCGCCGGCTTGTAGCGGAACAGCTGCTGGGCGTCTCCAAAGTGATGGAGGACTTTTCCCGGGAAATCAGAAGAGAGCGGGAAAATCACTTTTTACTGGAAGAGCAGATATTAGAAGCTCTCCAGAACTTCGGTGTTGAAATCGGTCATGTAGAAATATACAGCTTGGAGCAGGGGAATGTGGATATGGAAATGTCCATCCCGTTTTGCCAGGGCCATGGCGAATGCGAAAAAATCATTGCTCCAATGCTTTCAGATATATTGGAAGAGCAGGTCATCGTAAAGCATGAGGAGTGCGGCCTGTATCCTAATGGATTTTGCCACGTATCATTCGGTTCAGCCAAGAGCTTTAAAGTAGATATCGGAGCAGCACATGCTGCAAAAGGAGGAGGCCTCGTTTCAGGAGACAGCTACTCTATGATTGATTTGGGGGTTGGAAAATATGCCATTGCCATAAGCGACGGAATGGGGAATGGAGCAAGAGCGCAGTTTGAAAGCAACGAAACCATTAAGCTCCTTGAAAAAATCCTGCAGTCGGGAATCGATGAGAAGGTAGCGATTAAAACCGTTAACTCCATCCTTTCGCTGAGAACGACAGATGAAGTGTATTCAACACTTGATTTGGCTATTGTAGATTTGCAGGATGCCAAATGCAAATTCCTTAAAATCGGTTCAACGCCAAGCTTTATCAAACGGGGGGATAAAGTGATAAAAATACAGGCGAGCAATTTGCCGATTGGGATCATCGAAGATTTTGAAGTGGAAGTGGTAGGTGAGCAGCTTAAAGCAGGGGATTTGCTTATTATGATGAGCGACGGAATTTTTGAAGGACCAAAACATGTAGAGAATCACGATATTTGGATGAAGAGGAAAGTATCGGAGCTGGAAACAAATGATCCTCAGGAGGTGGCTGATTTAATTATGGAAGAGGTCATTAGGACCCGTTCCGGAAAAATTGAGGATGATATGACCATCATCACAGCAAAGATAGACCATAACACTCCTAAATGGGCGGCTATATCAGCAAACCGCTACTTCCAAAAGGAAAAGCAGAGTGTTTCTTAA
- the yabP gene encoding sporulation protein YabP, whose translation MNYYQQNQPPSKTAAEDHDLIMKGRKLLEITGVKEVESFDNEEFLLDTVMGALAIRGENLQMQNLDVDKGVVSIKGRILDIVYLDEQHGEKAKGFFSKLFK comes from the coding sequence ATGAATTACTATCAGCAAAATCAGCCTCCATCAAAGACTGCTGCGGAGGATCATGATCTTATTATGAAGGGCAGAAAACTCCTGGAAATCACAGGGGTGAAAGAAGTGGAAAGCTTTGATAATGAAGAGTTTTTGCTTGATACGGTAATGGGTGCGCTTGCGATACGGGGCGAAAACCTTCAAATGCAGAACCTGGATGTAGACAAAGGAGTTGTGTCCATTAAAGGACGGATCCTGGACATTGTTTACCTTGATGAGCAGCACGGGGAGAAAGCTAAAGGATTCTTTAGCAAACTGTTTAAATGA
- a CDS encoding VWA domain-containing protein yields the protein MNRGRLKQILLITDGCSNHGEDPVAMAAYANEQGITVNVIGVVDEKVIDEAAMREIESIAASGGGVSQTVYAQSLSQTVQMVTRKAMTQTIQGVVNKELQQILGKKVSMEELPPDKRGEVLEVVDELGETMHLEMVIMVDVSASMTPKLPTVKEALLDLSISLNSRVGENEFSVCVFPGKRKDAEVVLDWTPRLESISSLFSKLSAGGLTPTGPAIREGAALISRKKDSRRDLLDDEEYRYEGGR from the coding sequence ATGAACCGAGGACGATTAAAGCAGATCCTGCTCATCACTGACGGATGTTCCAATCACGGAGAGGACCCGGTCGCAATGGCAGCGTATGCCAACGAGCAAGGGATCACAGTAAATGTTATTGGAGTGGTGGATGAAAAGGTAATTGATGAAGCGGCGATGAGAGAGATTGAGAGTATTGCTGCTTCCGGAGGCGGAGTCAGCCAGACGGTTTATGCACAAAGTTTGTCTCAGACTGTGCAAATGGTGACTAGAAAAGCGATGACACAAACCATCCAGGGGGTCGTCAACAAGGAATTGCAGCAAATTCTCGGGAAAAAGGTTTCGATGGAGGAGCTGCCGCCTGATAAAAGGGGGGAAGTGCTCGAAGTTGTAGACGAGCTGGGTGAAACAATGCACCTGGAAATGGTCATCATGGTCGATGTCAGTGCCAGCATGACACCTAAGCTCCCTACGGTAAAGGAGGCGCTGCTTGATTTATCCATCAGCCTTAATTCCAGAGTGGGAGAGAATGAATTTTCGGTATGCGTATTTCCTGGGAAACGCAAAGATGCAGAAGTGGTGCTGGACTGGACACCGCGTCTTGAGTCTATATCGTCCCTTTTTTCCAAGCTGTCCGCGGGCGGTTTGACGCCAACAGGGCCTGCGATCCGCGAAGGGGCTGCATTAATCAGCAGGAAAAAAGATAGCCGGAGAGATCTTCTGGATGATGAGGAGTACCGCTATGAAGGGGGCCGATAA
- a CDS encoding protein kinase family protein, with translation MKGADKVLPGTKLKGKWHGNEYTVIKSLGKGANGSVYLVQSKNGLAALKLSDNSMSITSEVNVLKHFSKVQGKSLGPHLYDTDDWELKSGSPALSFYVMEYIKGVPFLEFIRARGAEWVPVLLLQLLGSLSNLHDAGWVFGDLKPENLIVTDSPVTVKIIDVGGTTGIGRSIKEYTEFFDRGYWGMGSRKADPGYDLFAAAMIAINAGVGERFTKDSGGGEKLLFDKIESVPLLRKQKPVLEKALTGKYSGAAEMKKDLLSCLAKPAEKENSRKSASVPKQTHSAASQTRTKKKKKTVSKSRRSNAYSSGWMDTFIVVSGVFILYALYIFHFLLP, from the coding sequence ATGAAGGGGGCCGATAAGGTACTTCCCGGAACGAAATTAAAGGGGAAGTGGCATGGGAACGAGTACACCGTGATCAAATCTCTCGGAAAAGGAGCGAATGGTTCGGTCTATTTGGTTCAAAGCAAAAATGGACTTGCGGCGTTGAAATTGAGTGATAACAGCATGTCCATTACATCTGAAGTGAATGTGCTGAAGCACTTTTCAAAGGTCCAGGGGAAAAGCCTTGGGCCTCATTTGTATGATACGGATGACTGGGAGCTCAAGTCTGGAAGTCCCGCTCTTTCTTTTTACGTAATGGAATACATAAAAGGCGTTCCTTTTCTTGAATTTATTCGTGCAAGGGGAGCGGAATGGGTGCCGGTTCTGCTTCTACAGCTTCTTGGAAGTTTATCCAATCTTCATGATGCCGGCTGGGTATTTGGAGATTTAAAGCCCGAAAACCTGATTGTCACAGACTCTCCCGTAACGGTGAAGATTATTGATGTAGGCGGAACAACAGGAATAGGCCGATCCATTAAAGAATACACGGAGTTTTTTGACAGAGGCTACTGGGGGATGGGCTCAAGAAAAGCGGATCCGGGCTATGATTTATTCGCCGCAGCGATGATTGCCATCAATGCCGGCGTTGGGGAAAGGTTTACTAAGGATTCGGGCGGCGGTGAGAAGCTTTTATTTGATAAAATTGAGAGCGTACCGCTCCTCCGTAAGCAAAAGCCGGTACTGGAGAAAGCATTGACCGGAAAGTACAGCGGGGCAGCTGAGATGAAAAAGGATCTCCTTTCCTGTCTGGCCAAGCCTGCTGAGAAGGAAAACAGCAGAAAATCAGCTTCCGTTCCGAAGCAGACACATTCTGCCGCTTCGCAAACAAGAACGAAGAAAAAGAAAAAAACGGTTTCGAAGAGCAGGAGATCCAATGCGTATTCAAGCGGGTGGATGGATACGTTTATTGTCGTGAGCGGGGTGTTTATTCTATATGCTCTTTACATTTTTCATTTTCTGCTTCCTTAA